A genomic window from Solanum dulcamara chromosome 11, daSolDulc1.2, whole genome shotgun sequence includes:
- the LOC129873588 gene encoding probable WRKY transcription factor 35, whose amino-acid sequence MFFTSVWCKTYQTDYQGSNQESGCCWWFIKLRELYIGKACAARPQKKVMENNYQGDLADIFRGGNNSTSGESSSTTVVPVPDGWQFPYSASHIEEPTSGQEFGDPFCNLRDPLFHDLDMMQATQENNNNNNEGTSIFGDSPSMKRRSNMFSRMLQISPTTKLAMSPSDVSCSSPNNVIGALLPNHDAISSSKTSLLENSALQISSPRNTGIKRRKSQAKKVVCIPAAAPANSRQGGEVVPSDLWAWRKYGQKPIKGSPYPRGYYRCSSSKGCSARKQVERSRTDPNMLVITYTSEHNHPWPTQRNALAGSTRSQPNNSKHTNNIIIPNNSQSQTDTSFKEDDQKESGKDNVGQVNISTYPKVKEEAREEDGHHQQVEMRDDEFSKDSYQPILPHSSNQCHEDFFADLVELEADPLNLLFAKTLSGDINEVGQKKAIESFNLYDWSKDRNSTSNNKPDT is encoded by the exons ATGTTCTTTACGTCTGTTTGGTGCAAAACATACCAAACAGACTATCAAGGTTCAAATCAAGAATCTGGTTGCTGTTGGTGGTTCATCAAGTTGAGAGAATTATATATAGGTAAGGCATGTGCAGCTAGGCCGCAAAAAAAAGTGATGGAGAATAATTATCAAGGTGATTTAGCTGATATATTCCGAGGTGGAAATAATAGCACTTCCGGTGAGTCATCATCCACTACTGTTGTTCCTGTTCCTGATGGATGGCAGTTCCCTTATTCGGCCTCTCACATTGAAGAACCGACGTCGGGTCAAGAATTTGGAGATCCGTTTTGTAACTTGAGAGATCCACTCTTCCATGATCTTGATATGATGCAGGCcactcaagaaaataataataataataatgagggTACTAGTATTTTTGGAGATTCTCCTTCAATGAAAAGACGAAGCAATATGTTTTCAAGGATGCTTCAGATCTCTCCTACTACCAAGTTGGCCATGTCACCGTCTGATGTATCCTGTTCCTCTCCAAATAATGTTATTGGTGCATTACTTCCTAATCATGATGCTATTAGTTCCTCCAAAACCTCTTTACTGGAAAACTCTGCCTTGCAGATCTCATCTCCGCGAAATACGGGTATCAAAAGAAG AAAGAGTCAGGCGAAAAAGGTGGTGTGTATACCAGCAGCAGCACCTGCGAACAGCCGGCAAGGGGGAGAAGTTGTTCCATCTGATTTATGGGCTTGGAGAAAGTATGGTCAGAAGCCAATCAAAGGTTCCCCTTACCCAAG GGGTTACTATAGGTGCAGTAGTTCCAAGGGATGTTCAGCAAGGAAACAAGTGGAAAGGAGCAGGACAGACCCAAACATGTTAGTGATCACCTACACTTCAGaacataaccatccatggccaactcAAAGAAATGCCCTTGCTGGATCAACCAGGTCTCAGCCTAATAATTCCAAACACACGAACAATATTATTATACCAAATAATTCTCAATCTCAAACCGATACAAGCTTCAAAGAAGATGATCAAAAGGAGAGCGGCAAAGATAATGTTGGACAAGTGAACATTTCAACGTACCCAAAAGTGAAGGAAGAGGCGAGGGAAGAAGATGGTCATCACCAACAAGTGGAAATGCGTGATGATGAATTTTCTAAAGACAGTTATCAGCCAATATTACCACATTCATCGAATCAGTGTCATGAGGATTTCTTTGCAGATTTGGTAGAACTCGAAGCTGACCCTCTAAACCTTTTGTTTGCCAAAACTCTCTCGGGAGATATCAATGAAGTGGGACAGAAGAAGGCCATCGAATCATTCAACTTGTACGATTGGAGCAAAGACCGTAACTCTACCAGCAACAACAagcccgacacctaa